Proteins co-encoded in one Sphaerodactylus townsendi isolate TG3544 unplaced genomic scaffold, MPM_Stown_v2.3 scaffold_912, whole genome shotgun sequence genomic window:
- the LOC125425599 gene encoding synergin gamma-like, producing the protein MEYLLGVVEVYRVTKRVELGIKATAVCSEKLQQLLKDIDKVWNNLISFMSLAALMPAENLLDFSSCMLRPGIKNAQDLACGVCLLNVDSRSKVSTGATLSHLKTPLHWLRTCVCVCVFVGFCLLPFLFH; encoded by the exons ATGGAATATTTGTTAG GGGTTGTCGAGGTTTACAGAGTGACCAAACGCGTGGAGTTGGGCATCAAAGCGACGGCCGTCTGTAGCGAGAAACTCCAGCAGCTGCTGAAGGATATCGACAAGGTGTGGAACAACTTGATCAGCTTCATGTCGCTCGCCGCTTTAATG CCCGCTGAGAACTTGTTGGATTTCTCTTCTTGTATGCTTCGCCCTGGAATCAAAAATGCTCAGGACTTGGCTTGCGGGGTGTGTCTTTTGAATGTCGATTCTAGGAGTAAAGTAAGTACAGGGGCAACATTGTCCCACCTTAAAACCCCTTTGCATTGGCTgcgaacatgtgtgtgtgtgtgtgtttttgttgggttttgccttttgccatttttatttcactAA